A genomic segment from Methanolobus zinderi encodes:
- a CDS encoding PEF-CTERM sorting domain-containing protein, producing the protein MKSKTLILTLLVVAMLAVPAVAIENGNDIPEIATLYLSPESATNIVGETHVLTAKLTWNQINGDVLANFDGNDGIPGQTVIFKVTDGPNAGLTGSNVTDANGIATWDYSSSLTGEDTIQAFVTLQLASETREMTVNCIPEFKFESNPVTKIWKEPAIPEFPTMALPIAAVLGLAFVFKRRK; encoded by the coding sequence ATGAAATCGAAAACTTTAATTCTAACTTTGTTAGTGGTAGCCATGCTTGCTGTTCCAGCAGTAGCAATAGAAAATGGGAATGATATCCCCGAGATTGCAACTTTATATCTCTCACCGGAAAGTGCAACGAATATAGTCGGAGAGACGCACGTTCTGACAGCAAAACTCACATGGAATCAAATAAACGGCGATGTCTTAGCAAATTTTGATGGTAACGACGGTATTCCAGGACAAACAGTAATCTTCAAGGTAACAGATGGTCCAAATGCCGGCCTTACCGGATCAAATGTAACTGATGCCAATGGTATTGCAACTTGGGATTATAGCAGCTCTTTAACAGGCGAAGATACAATTCAGGCTTTTGTTACACTGCAATTAGCAAGTGAGACAAGGGAAATGACAGTTAATTGCATTCCAGAGTTTAAATTTGAATCAAACCCGGTAACAAAAATCTGGAAAGAGCCGGCTATCCCTGAATTCCCGACAATGGCACTCCCGATTGCAGCAGTGCTTGGATTGGCATTTGTATTCAAGAGAAGAAAGTAG
- a CDS encoding 2-oxoacid:ferredoxin oxidoreductase subunit beta: protein MVSVEDYGNFDTAWCPGCGDFGILKALKRALADMDKSPDEMLLVSGIGQSGKLPHYLKCNFFNGLHGRTLPPATAAKISNHELTVMAVAGDGDCYGEGGNHLIHAIRRNPDITVLVHDNQIYGLTKGQASPTTQPGMKTKINKEGVFNRQLNPLALAISQDCSFVARSFAGDIEHLSEMIKKAVEHRGLSLLDILQPCVTFNHLNTFKWYSERVYKLDENEYPLNDRVKAFEKSLEWGERIPIGVFYVNDRPVFEESLDVLSSGPLIRNKVKTDSVNELIDGFM, encoded by the coding sequence ATGGTAAGTGTAGAAGATTACGGTAATTTTGATACTGCATGGTGTCCCGGATGTGGGGATTTCGGTATACTCAAGGCTCTTAAGCGAGCTCTTGCGGATATGGATAAATCTCCCGATGAAATGCTGCTCGTTTCAGGAATAGGGCAATCAGGGAAGCTCCCGCACTATCTTAAATGCAATTTCTTTAACGGTCTACATGGTCGCACTCTTCCTCCTGCCACGGCTGCGAAGATCTCGAATCACGAACTGACAGTCATGGCAGTTGCAGGGGATGGGGACTGCTATGGAGAAGGCGGCAATCATCTGATTCATGCCATAAGGCGTAATCCCGACATAACCGTACTGGTACATGACAACCAGATATACGGACTGACAAAGGGCCAGGCGTCACCCACAACACAACCCGGCATGAAAACCAAGATCAACAAGGAAGGTGTGTTCAACAGGCAACTTAATCCGCTTGCTCTGGCCATATCACAGGACTGCTCCTTTGTTGCCAGGTCATTTGCAGGAGATATTGAACACCTGTCGGAAATGATAAAGAAGGCAGTAGAACACAGGGGTCTTTCACTTTTGGATATACTCCAGCCATGTGTCACTTTCAACCATCTTAACACATTCAAGTGGTATTCGGAAAGGGTTTACAAACTGGATGAGAATGAATATCCGTTGAATGACCGGGTAAAGGCCTTTGAGAAATCCCTGGAATGGGGCGAACGTATTCCCATTGGAGTGTTCTATGTAAATGACAGGCCTGTATTTGAAGAAAGTCTTGATGTACTTAGTTCCGGTCCGCTTATCAGGAACAAAGTGAAAACAGATAGTGTGAATGAACTGATAGATGGGTTCATGTGA
- a CDS encoding 2-oxoacid:acceptor oxidoreductase subunit alpha, producing MKVDLTIKIGGAAGQGLDTIGSVLSSTLMKCGFFVFTTQFYLSRIRGGHNTFQIRISDEAIKAMDEKVDILIALDRASIENHLDEMSDGVVIVDRDTVKLDDDFDSLFHVPLLKIAKDTGGNKLYANSVAVGAAMGLLCLDFDVLSNVLSSIFERKGQEIIDNNIKAAKAGYDYARDNYPQGCKFDIQQPEKHSNKMLIAGNESVGLGALAAGLHFLSAYPMTPSTGVMNYIAGKAGKFDLVVEQAEDEIAALNMAIGASFTGARSMVTTSGGGFCLMVEALGLAGITETPVVIFQAQRPGPATGLPTMTEQGDLLFAIHAAQGEFPRCVFAPGTPEDCFYMTANAFNIAEKYQIPVIVMSDQYLADSMFTCERFDASKVSVERHLLSDEEIKDMQEEYARYRFTSSGISPRALPGQAGVLVGADSDEHDEFGHIDETQENRIKMVHKRMNKLELLRNEMPAPETYGSDDAELTLIGWGSTYGPLVEAVDILREEGHSANLVHFTHIHPLPAEKIKEMLGKPGMKVCVENNRTGQFARLLMVETGIEMVDNVLRYDGLPFTPQFIVDSIKQKEVL from the coding sequence ATGAAAGTTGATCTTACTATTAAGATAGGTGGAGCAGCAGGTCAGGGATTGGACACCATTGGCAGTGTTCTTTCAAGTACTTTAATGAAATGCGGTTTCTTTGTATTCACCACTCAGTTCTATCTTTCAAGGATAAGGGGTGGTCACAATACTTTTCAGATACGCATCAGTGATGAAGCTATAAAAGCAATGGACGAGAAAGTTGACATATTGATAGCCCTTGACAGAGCTTCAATTGAGAATCATCTTGATGAAATGTCAGATGGTGTTGTGATAGTTGACAGGGATACTGTTAAACTTGATGATGATTTTGATTCTCTTTTCCACGTGCCTCTGCTTAAAATTGCAAAGGACACCGGTGGCAATAAATTATATGCCAATTCGGTGGCCGTAGGGGCAGCCATGGGGCTTCTTTGCCTTGATTTTGATGTCCTCTCGAATGTCCTCTCTTCTATATTTGAAAGAAAGGGCCAGGAGATCATTGACAACAATATCAAGGCAGCAAAGGCGGGTTACGATTATGCAAGGGATAACTACCCTCAGGGATGTAAATTCGATATACAGCAGCCTGAAAAACACAGTAACAAGATGCTTATTGCAGGTAACGAATCTGTGGGTCTCGGAGCCCTGGCAGCAGGTCTGCATTTTCTGTCAGCCTATCCAATGACCCCGTCTACAGGTGTTATGAACTATATTGCAGGTAAAGCTGGTAAGTTCGATCTTGTAGTTGAGCAGGCAGAGGATGAGATAGCAGCACTCAATATGGCTATCGGTGCTTCCTTTACAGGTGCACGTTCCATGGTGACAACATCCGGCGGAGGATTCTGTCTTATGGTGGAAGCCCTGGGTCTTGCAGGTATTACAGAAACTCCTGTGGTCATATTCCAGGCCCAACGTCCGGGTCCCGCAACGGGGCTTCCCACGATGACAGAACAGGGTGATCTGTTGTTTGCAATCCATGCAGCCCAGGGTGAGTTCCCTCGATGTGTGTTTGCACCGGGCACTCCTGAAGACTGCTTCTATATGACTGCCAATGCTTTCAATATTGCAGAAAAGTATCAGATCCCTGTTATTGTGATGAGCGACCAGTATCTTGCAGATTCCATGTTTACCTGCGAGCGCTTCGATGCATCAAAGGTCTCAGTTGAAAGACATCTGCTCTCAGATGAGGAAATAAAGGATATGCAGGAGGAATATGCTCGATACAGGTTTACATCCAGTGGCATCTCGCCCAGAGCACTTCCCGGACAGGCTGGTGTGCTTGTAGGCGCTGACAGCGATGAGCACGATGAGTTCGGGCATATTGATGAGACCCAGGAGAACAGAATAAAAATGGTCCACAAAAGGATGAACAAGCTGGAACTGCTCAGAAATGAGATGCCAGCTCCTGAAACCTATGGTTCTGATGATGCCGAACTGACCTTAATAGGCTGGGGATCTACCTACGGTCCGCTTGTTGAAGCTGTGGATATTCTCAGGGAAGAGGGTCACTCCGCAAATCTGGTGCATTTTACACATATTCATCCTCTGCCTGCCGAAAAGATAAAGGAGATGCTGGGCAAACCCGGAATGAAGGTATGTGTTGAAAATAACAGGACAGGCCAGTTTGCTCGTCTGCTTATGGTAGAGACAGGAATCGAGATGGTGGATAATGTGCTGAGATACGACGGACTTCCTTTTACTCCGCAGTTCATAGTAGATTCCATTAAGCAGAAGGAGGTGCTATAA
- a CDS encoding ATPase domain-containing protein yields MERMPTGIENLDKKIGGGYPKGKGILVTGVPGAGKTIFGLHFLHKSCMDGKICVMVATEETPEDLLEQAAMLGLGLDSFIEKGNLHIKPVIEFRTGGMARDAKLTEDFSDTEIDIIEESGLDRTIRPDQTGFNIEEIDLLDIFRLIPEGTEVAVIDNIGVLAFGLTTKEFRDKFDTLNRLLAKQNTTTLHIMDEAAYEMTHKIADYSTYGAVKLFVKENPYTGNNERFLSIPKMRSTKISLDVNVFDITAAGIKIKGSKGKLVEI; encoded by the coding sequence ATGGAAAGAATGCCAACAGGTATTGAGAATCTGGATAAAAAGATCGGAGGAGGATATCCCAAAGGAAAAGGGATACTTGTAACCGGTGTTCCCGGTGCGGGAAAGACAATTTTTGGACTCCACTTTCTTCACAAGTCCTGTATGGATGGTAAAATTTGCGTAATGGTCGCAACCGAAGAAACCCCCGAAGACCTTCTGGAACAGGCAGCCATGCTTGGACTGGGCCTTGATTCTTTTATAGAGAAAGGGAACCTGCATATCAAACCGGTTATAGAATTTCGTACCGGAGGCATGGCACGTGATGCAAAACTTACCGAGGATTTCAGTGATACTGAAATAGATATTATAGAAGAGTCAGGTCTTGACAGAACCATCAGACCCGATCAGACAGGTTTCAATATCGAAGAGATAGATCTGCTTGATATCTTCAGGCTTATCCCCGAAGGTACCGAGGTTGCTGTTATAGACAATATCGGAGTACTGGCTTTCGGGCTGACTACAAAGGAATTCAGGGACAAGTTCGATACCCTGAACCGTTTACTTGCAAAGCAGAATACCACCACACTTCACATCATGGATGAAGCTGCATATGAGATGACTCATAAGATTGCAGACTATTCGACATATGGTGCAGTAAAGCTGTTCGTAAAGGAGAATCCCTATACAGGTAACAATGAACGTTTCCTGAGCATACCAAAGATGCGCAGCACAAAGATCTCTCTCGATGTCAATGTTTTTGATATCACTGCTGCAGGTATCAAGATAAAGGGCTCAAAGGGCAAACTTGTTGAGATCTGA
- a CDS encoding methanogen output domain 1-containing protein produces MEFKGVVIISSEQKEKVLIVDDEVMNIELLRAYLDEKYEVVSATDGHEALEKVKNEMPDIILLDVMMPEMNGYQVCEHLKSDEETQFIPVIMVTALSGRNDWISGIEAGADEFLTKPVNKLELLTRINSLLRLKNLHFDLLAEKDKLELQNRIRSMLTQIIPTLLKTLPPEQKNIVIHQMIDMVVESIFENANTESDIVGYECVGDLCCQIINQLGADFEVENTDCDNGFKIKGNTCPWGKEEARSNPILCTLSRGIFARIINMKDEDMEVDVLETMGNGDEHCLFELTKLD; encoded by the coding sequence TTGGAATTCAAAGGAGTTGTTATTATTTCCAGCGAGCAGAAAGAAAAAGTTCTCATTGTTGATGATGAGGTAATGAATATAGAGTTGCTTCGGGCATACCTGGATGAAAAATATGAGGTGGTTTCTGCCACCGATGGCCACGAAGCACTTGAAAAGGTCAAAAATGAGATGCCGGATATCATCCTGCTGGATGTGATGATGCCTGAGATGAACGGATACCAGGTGTGTGAGCACCTGAAAAGTGATGAAGAGACACAATTCATTCCGGTCATAATGGTAACAGCTCTTTCCGGCAGAAACGACTGGATATCAGGTATAGAAGCCGGAGCCGATGAATTTTTAACAAAACCCGTGAACAAGCTGGAACTTCTCACAAGAATCAATTCCCTGCTCAGGCTGAAGAACCTTCACTTTGATCTGCTTGCTGAAAAGGATAAGCTTGAGCTCCAGAACCGCATACGTTCAATGCTCACCCAGATAATACCGACTCTTCTGAAAACACTACCTCCCGAACAGAAGAACATTGTCATCCACCAGATGATAGACATGGTCGTGGAGTCCATTTTTGAGAATGCGAACACAGAAAGTGATATCGTAGGATATGAATGTGTAGGAGATCTGTGCTGCCAGATCATCAATCAGCTGGGTGCAGACTTTGAGGTAGAGAATACGGATTGTGACAACGGTTTCAAAATAAAAGGCAACACCTGCCCGTGGGGAAAAGAAGAAGCAAGATCAAATCCCATACTCTGCACGCTTTCCAGGGGGATCTTTGCAAGGATCATAAATATGAAAGATGAGGACATGGAAGTCGATGTCCTTGAAACCATGGGAAATGGCGACGAACACTGTCTGTTCGAACTCACAAAATTAGATTAA
- a CDS encoding 5-(carboxyamino)imidazole ribonucleotide mutase, with protein sequence MVDIAVIMGSESDRAIANRVTGVLDNSDYSYDVQVISAHRNPDKLEEYISQSDSKVYIAIAGLSAALPGVIASKTKMPVIGVPVSAKMMGLDALLSTAQMPPGVPVASVGVDNGANAAYLAIRILDLIP encoded by the coding sequence ATGGTTGATATTGCAGTAATAATGGGTTCGGAATCTGACAGGGCTATTGCCAACAGGGTAACAGGCGTGCTGGATAACAGTGACTATTCCTACGATGTGCAGGTGATATCCGCACACAGAAATCCGGACAAACTTGAAGAATATATATCACAGAGCGATTCAAAGGTCTATATCGCAATTGCAGGTCTATCGGCTGCTCTGCCGGGAGTTATCGCTTCCAAGACAAAGATGCCTGTGATCGGTGTTCCTGTAAGCGCAAAAATGATGGGTCTGGATGCCCTGCTCTCAACAGCACAGATGCCTCCTGGTGTACCGGTTGCCAGTGTTGGTGTGGATAATGGTGCAAATGCAGCCTACCTTGCGATCAGGATACTTGACCTGATTCCTTAA
- a CDS encoding chorismate mutase — translation MTTIQEVRAEIEEIDREMIELIHRRVGLAEKVLESKQKEGMQINDTGQNHVVLDRAVDSATERNLDTSSVKEIFEILIRMNIERQHELSGEGNLP, via the coding sequence ATGACCACTATACAGGAAGTACGTGCGGAAATAGAAGAGATAGACCGTGAGATGATAGAGTTGATCCATAGAAGGGTCGGTCTTGCAGAAAAAGTTCTTGAATCAAAACAGAAGGAAGGTATGCAGATCAACGACACAGGACAGAATCATGTTGTCCTTGACCGTGCAGTTGATTCTGCCACAGAGAGAAACCTTGATACTTCATCGGTAAAAGAGATATTTGAGATCCTCATACGTATGAATATAGAACGCCAGCATGAGCTAAGTGGTGAAGGGAACCTTCCATAG